One Pirellulales bacterium DNA window includes the following coding sequences:
- a CDS encoding dockerin type I domain-containing protein → MSSDARAATLVNPSFFGQANTTYQEWDGFTSPTGPNPATSVNNAYGTPNWLDTTAATDGAFIIGPPPGSHVYSFSGILNLQATIPNPTLSAGATTTIVFQAEVLGSPLDQALFGVSFAGLSGDALLPAHITETNEGSASSPFGTGGDYYYLVEWDNVPAAASYTLAYSASGTSSSQVSARIDTLTTAPTIVLAGDVNNDGIVNSQDIALVSSSWLQAGPNVAGDANHDGIVNSQDIALISSNWLQSTGGAARAAAVPEPATLVLLGVGLLAVFAVAMPREVRMSWTGG, encoded by the coding sequence GTGAGCAGCGACGCCCGGGCGGCAACGCTCGTAAATCCGTCGTTTTTTGGTCAGGCGAACACCACGTATCAGGAGTGGGATGGGTTTACCAGCCCGACCGGCCCCAATCCGGCCACGAGTGTCAACAACGCCTACGGCACGCCCAATTGGCTCGACACAACGGCCGCGACCGATGGCGCGTTCATCATCGGGCCACCGCCGGGTTCTCACGTCTACTCGTTCAGCGGCATACTGAACCTACAGGCCACGATCCCGAACCCGACGCTCTCGGCAGGCGCCACGACGACCATCGTGTTTCAGGCCGAAGTGCTTGGATCGCCGCTCGACCAGGCGCTCTTTGGCGTGAGCTTCGCGGGCCTGAGCGGCGATGCTCTGCTGCCGGCGCACATTACGGAAACCAATGAAGGGTCGGCCAGCAGCCCTTTCGGCACTGGCGGCGATTATTACTACCTCGTTGAATGGGATAACGTTCCCGCCGCGGCCAGCTATACGCTCGCCTACTCGGCGTCGGGCACTTCGTCGAGCCAGGTGTCGGCACGTATCGATACGCTGACAACGGCGCCGACAATTGTTCTGGCTGGCGACGTCAACAACGACGGAATCGTTAACAGCCAGGATATCGCCCTGGTCAGTTCCTCGTGGTTGCAGGCTGGGCCGAATGTCGCCGGCGACGCCAATCACGATGGCATCGTCAACAGTCAGGATATCGCGCTGATTAGCTCGAACTGGCTACAAAGCACGGGCGGCGCGGCACGGGCCGCTGCCGTGCCCGAACCGGCGACGCTGGTTTTGCTGGGTGTTGGCCTGTTGGCCGTGTTTGCTGTTGCAATGCCGCGCGAGGTAAGGATGTCTTGGACTGGCGGCTGA
- a CDS encoding DUF1080 domain-containing protein, whose product MFARRQFILIAIVVLFAAAAPALAEEGFKPLFDGRTLRGWKGDEKLWSVADGAIVGTTDDATLQHNSFLATEKTYKNFVLKVKFKLRNGNSGIQYRSKSFPDHVVKGYQADIAEKMFMGILYEEGGRGILANVEADEVSKHVKKDDWNEYVITADGPHITQVLNGFTTVDYTEKSEEGATDGIIALQLHVGPKMRVWFKDIEVRELP is encoded by the coding sequence ATGTTTGCCCGCCGCCAGTTTATCCTCATTGCGATCGTCGTTTTGTTTGCCGCCGCAGCGCCGGCCCTGGCCGAAGAAGGTTTCAAGCCCCTGTTCGACGGCCGCACGCTCCGCGGCTGGAAAGGCGACGAAAAACTGTGGAGCGTTGCCGACGGCGCCATCGTCGGCACCACCGACGATGCAACCTTACAGCACAACTCCTTTCTCGCCACCGAGAAGACCTATAAGAATTTCGTCCTCAAGGTCAAATTCAAGCTCCGCAACGGCAACTCCGGCATTCAATACCGCAGCAAGTCGTTTCCCGATCACGTCGTGAAGGGATACCAGGCCGACATCGCGGAAAAAATGTTCATGGGCATCCTCTATGAGGAGGGAGGGCGCGGCATCCTGGCCAACGTCGAGGCGGACGAAGTCTCCAAGCACGTGAAGAAAGACGATTGGAACGAGTACGTCATCACCGCCGATGGCCCGCACATCACGCAGGTCCTCAACGGCTTCACCACAGTCGATTACACCGAAAAGAGTGAAGAAGGGGCCACCGACGGAATCATCGCCCTGCAACTACACGTCGGCCCGAAAATGCGCGTGTGGTTCAAGGACATTGAAGTCCGCGAGCTGCCGTAA
- a CDS encoding ThuA domain-containing protein, which yields MEKLADFFVTLRPRLLAPVMALMFTGVWSATSGAVEPWVDPTLKVQDGLVVWLDLSAQNRAREQAGVKPVADGDGIDVLRDGSGRANHLIQDQPAARPKYRAIDKLATASFDGVTTYLAHDRLGSFFDGLTVFLVAAPYSSDGGFPGLLATNGAGVNDYVSGITIDLGPVATDGFDAVNVEGAGFGGARDLKAARTPLLQITHLCVTSAVGTAGTKLYVDGQPAGQRDRTAGRIAMDQLTLGARYYGNGEAPHTQGFFTGEIAEVLVYDRVLADQERAEVGKYLTAKYGVGRAVDAPPAQAGFKPLAQVANPPAVQMLVPGFAVRELPVDLPNVNNVLYRGDGALVTLGYDGNIHLLTDTDGDGLEDHTKLFWENRGRIRAPVGMDLTPAKYPAGRGVFLASKARCLLVVDTDADDRADREITVADGWTETAHGVDALGMAFDRRDGSLWMGLGCQDFTNAYVVAADGKAAYDVLSERGAILHVSPDFQKRDVFATGIRFPVAIRLNRLNDLFCTDQEGATWLANGNPFDELLHVERGRHYGFPPRHPRHLPSVIDEPSVMDYAPQHQSTCGLNFNEPTSGGPAFGPTWWESDALVTGYSRGKLYRTKLIKTASGYVAQNQQIGAMQKLPADACVSPTGALVVAAHSGGPDWGSGPSGKGKLFQIRYVDRDMPQPVQIWPQTEREVWIAFDREVPPAQARELTSKTSIDFGPFVTPGDRFESLRPGYAVVAMQRRAGRHDLPVLGLQLTADRRNILLSTAPHAESGSYAVTLPGLGGARDETAKPGDIPQIHDVDLAYNLSGVDARYESASANRTWRGWLPHCDLAVSRTLTCKSAIHDDLWRFCRQPGTLLLSAQLDLRDMLRPAVQPGAKLDHEWPAEMVMLVCSSSARFDGTLDSLSISSKRDANSRFTARVAVPPDHPGATHKIELRLHVDASDTAPDFLMSWATNEDPRERALPLRRILLPWARHQREPAALVDNRDLPELRDGHWLRGRQIFFSDEAACSKCHQVRGEGGSIGPDLSNLVARDYASVLRDITEPSFAINPDFVAHAIVLGDGRLLTGTIRSQGDSVIVGSQDGKETTISRTEIEDVQPSPTSIMPQDIPRKLGPEKLRDLLTFLLVPGPHMPDYGKGTPPAARTMAEVRAVLADAPVEAANARPLDIVLVSGPKDHGPGEHDYPAWQKVWRELLSLADQTHVTTADHWPSPDQLAVADVMVFYQQGRFTPERAKDLDAYLARGGGLVYIHYAVDGGDDAPGFAERIGLAWRGGMSRFRHGELSIDLRPGADHPIARNLHHLNLHDESYWNLVGEQARLRLLGSGVEEGQSQPLFWTVEQGKGRVFVSIPGHFAWSFDDPLFRTVLLRGIAWAAHEPVDRFNELVTAGARLQSPASGKSAVAPKAP from the coding sequence ATGGAGAAACTTGCTGACTTTTTCGTCACTTTGCGACCGCGACTCTTGGCGCCCGTGATGGCGCTGATGTTCACAGGTGTTTGGTCCGCCACGTCAGGCGCCGTCGAGCCGTGGGTCGATCCCACGTTGAAAGTGCAGGATGGCCTGGTCGTGTGGTTGGACCTCTCCGCGCAAAACCGTGCCCGAGAGCAAGCCGGCGTGAAACCAGTCGCCGACGGCGACGGTATCGACGTTCTCCGCGATGGCTCGGGGCGCGCGAATCATTTGATCCAGGATCAACCTGCCGCGCGACCGAAATATCGGGCTATCGACAAACTCGCCACCGCGTCGTTCGACGGCGTGACGACATATCTTGCCCACGATCGCCTCGGGAGCTTTTTCGATGGGCTCACCGTATTCCTCGTGGCGGCGCCGTATTCGAGCGACGGTGGCTTTCCCGGCCTGTTGGCCACCAACGGCGCAGGCGTCAACGATTACGTCTCGGGCATCACAATCGACCTAGGACCCGTGGCAACCGACGGATTCGACGCCGTCAACGTCGAAGGCGCCGGCTTCGGCGGCGCGCGGGACTTGAAAGCCGCGCGCACGCCGCTCTTGCAGATCACCCACCTGTGCGTCACGTCGGCCGTCGGCACCGCTGGCACGAAGCTGTACGTCGATGGTCAGCCAGCCGGTCAGCGCGATCGCACGGCCGGCCGTATTGCGATGGACCAGCTCACGCTCGGCGCGCGCTATTATGGCAACGGCGAGGCGCCGCACACGCAAGGTTTCTTCACGGGCGAGATCGCCGAGGTGCTGGTCTACGACCGCGTTCTCGCCGATCAGGAACGAGCAGAAGTCGGCAAGTACCTGACGGCCAAATATGGGGTTGGCCGCGCCGTCGATGCACCGCCCGCGCAGGCCGGCTTCAAACCGCTCGCGCAAGTCGCGAATCCACCGGCGGTGCAGATGCTCGTGCCAGGCTTCGCGGTGCGCGAGCTGCCGGTCGACCTGCCCAACGTCAACAATGTGCTCTACCGCGGTGATGGCGCGCTGGTCACCTTGGGTTATGACGGCAATATCCATTTGCTCACCGACACCGATGGCGATGGGTTGGAAGATCATACAAAGCTGTTCTGGGAAAACCGCGGCCGCATTCGCGCGCCGGTCGGCATGGATCTGACGCCCGCGAAATACCCAGCGGGACGCGGCGTATTTCTCGCATCGAAAGCCAGGTGCCTGCTTGTCGTCGACACCGATGCCGACGATCGAGCCGATCGCGAGATCACGGTTGCCGACGGCTGGACCGAAACGGCACACGGAGTCGACGCCTTGGGCATGGCATTCGACCGTCGCGATGGCAGCCTGTGGATGGGACTCGGCTGCCAGGATTTCACGAACGCCTATGTCGTCGCCGCCGACGGCAAGGCCGCCTACGACGTTCTCTCGGAACGTGGCGCGATCCTGCACGTGTCGCCCGATTTTCAGAAGCGCGACGTCTTCGCCACGGGGATTCGCTTTCCCGTGGCCATCCGCCTGAATCGCCTGAACGACTTGTTTTGCACTGATCAAGAAGGCGCTACCTGGCTGGCCAACGGCAATCCCTTCGACGAGCTGTTGCACGTCGAGCGCGGCCGCCATTACGGTTTTCCGCCGCGGCACCCACGGCATTTGCCCAGTGTCATCGACGAGCCGAGCGTGATGGATTACGCGCCGCAGCATCAATCGACGTGCGGGCTGAACTTTAATGAACCGACGAGCGGCGGCCCCGCTTTCGGCCCCACCTGGTGGGAATCCGACGCGCTGGTGACCGGCTATTCGCGCGGCAAGCTCTATCGCACCAAGCTCATCAAGACGGCCTCCGGCTACGTAGCGCAGAACCAACAAATCGGCGCCATGCAGAAGCTGCCGGCCGACGCTTGCGTCTCGCCGACCGGTGCGCTGGTTGTAGCGGCGCACAGCGGTGGACCCGATTGGGGAAGCGGCCCGAGCGGCAAGGGCAAACTGTTTCAGATTCGCTACGTCGATCGCGACATGCCACAACCCGTGCAGATTTGGCCGCAAACCGAGCGCGAAGTGTGGATCGCCTTCGATCGCGAGGTCCCGCCCGCCCAGGCGCGGGAGCTGACCTCAAAAACGTCCATCGACTTCGGCCCCTTTGTTACGCCCGGCGACCGATTCGAATCACTGCGCCCCGGCTATGCGGTGGTGGCCATGCAGCGGCGCGCGGGACGCCACGATTTGCCGGTCTTGGGCTTACAGCTAACGGCCGACCGGCGGAACATCCTGCTTTCCACAGCGCCTCACGCCGAGTCCGGTAGCTACGCGGTCACGCTCCCCGGCCTTGGAGGCGCGCGCGACGAAACCGCGAAGCCCGGCGACATTCCGCAAATCCACGATGTCGATTTGGCATATAATCTCTCAGGCGTCGACGCGCGTTATGAATCCGCCAGCGCCAATCGCACCTGGCGGGGATGGCTACCGCATTGCGATCTCGCCGTATCGCGCACCTTGACGTGCAAGAGCGCGATCCATGATGACCTGTGGCGATTTTGCCGGCAGCCGGGAACCTTGCTACTAAGCGCACAACTTGATTTGCGCGACATGCTCCGTCCGGCCGTGCAACCTGGCGCCAAGCTCGATCACGAGTGGCCGGCGGAAATGGTGATGCTCGTTTGCTCTTCCTCGGCCCGCTTCGACGGCACGCTCGACAGTCTTTCCATCTCGTCGAAGCGCGATGCGAATAGCCGCTTCACGGCGCGCGTTGCCGTGCCGCCCGATCATCCGGGCGCCACGCATAAGATCGAGCTTCGCTTGCACGTCGACGCGAGCGACACGGCCCCGGATTTTCTGATGAGCTGGGCCACGAACGAGGATCCGCGTGAGCGGGCCTTGCCACTCAGGAGAATTCTTCTCCCCTGGGCACGGCACCAGCGCGAGCCGGCAGCGCTCGTCGACAATCGCGACCTGCCCGAGCTGCGCGACGGTCACTGGCTGCGCGGCCGGCAGATCTTCTTCAGCGATGAGGCGGCGTGCAGCAAGTGCCACCAGGTGCGCGGCGAAGGAGGCTCGATCGGACCTGATCTTTCGAATCTCGTCGCGCGAGATTACGCGTCCGTACTGCGCGACATTACCGAACCCAGCTTTGCGATCAACCCCGACTTCGTGGCGCACGCGATTGTGCTCGGCGACGGGCGGCTGCTGACCGGAACGATTCGCTCGCAAGGCGATTCGGTGATCGTCGGCAGCCAGGACGGCAAGGAGACGACGATTTCCCGGACCGAGATCGAGGACGTACAGCCTTCGCCAACTTCGATCATGCCGCAGGACATTCCGCGCAAGCTGGGGCCCGAGAAGCTGCGCGACCTGCTGACGTTTTTGCTCGTGCCCGGTCCGCACATGCCCGACTATGGAAAGGGAACGCCGCCGGCGGCGCGAACGATGGCCGAAGTCCGCGCGGTACTTGCGGATGCTCCCGTCGAGGCTGCCAACGCACGACCGCTTGACATCGTACTGGTATCCGGCCCCAAGGATCACGGGCCCGGCGAGCACGACTACCCTGCGTGGCAGAAAGTGTGGCGCGAGCTTTTGTCGCTGGCCGATCAAACGCACGTGACCACGGCCGACCATTGGCCCTCGCCCGACCAACTGGCCGTGGCCGACGTCATGGTCTTCTATCAACAAGGACGGTTTACTCCCGAACGGGCCAAAGACCTCGATGCGTATCTGGCGCGCGGTGGTGGGCTGGTCTACATCCATTACGCGGTCGACGGCGGCGACGATGCGCCGGGGTTTGCCGAGCGCATCGGGCTGGCCTGGCGCGGCGGCATGTCGCGCTTTCGCCACGGCGAATTATCGATCGATTTAAGGCCGGGCGCCGATCACCCGATCGCGCGCAACTTGCACCATCTGAACTTGCACGACGAGAGCTATTGGAACCTGGTGGGCGAGCAAGCGCGCTTGCGGCTACTGGGTAGCGGCGTCGAAGAGGGGCAATCCCAGCCGCTATTCTGGACCGTGGAGCAAGGCAAAGGACGCGTGTTCGTGTCGATACCGGGACATTTTGCCTGGTCGTTCGACGATCCGCTGTTTCGCACGGTCTTGCTGCGCGGCATCGCCTGGGCGGCGCACGAACCGGTCGACCGCTTCAATGAGCTGGTCACTGCGGGTGCGCGCTTGCAATCGCCGGCGAGCGGAAAATCGGCGGTGGCGCCAAAAGCGCCGTGA
- a CDS encoding YfcE family phosphodiesterase gives MLLGVVSDTHGHVDYTREAVRMLEGFAPAAVIHCGDIGSPEIVPLFAAWPTHFVLGNVDEGADEIEEAIAAAGQTNHGMFGQLSLSGCRIAFLHGHDTQRLRETIRSGAWDLVCSGHTHKRDLRREKKTVVLNPGALYRATPHSLAIVDLATLDVTSVTL, from the coding sequence ATGCTGTTGGGAGTTGTGAGCGACACGCACGGACATGTCGATTACACGCGAGAAGCGGTGCGGATGCTCGAGGGTTTCGCGCCCGCCGCCGTCATCCATTGCGGAGATATCGGTTCGCCGGAGATCGTGCCCTTGTTTGCCGCCTGGCCCACGCATTTCGTGCTGGGCAACGTGGACGAAGGGGCCGACGAAATCGAGGAGGCGATCGCCGCAGCCGGCCAGACCAATCATGGAATGTTCGGCCAATTGTCACTCAGTGGCTGCCGGATCGCCTTTCTGCACGGTCATGACACCCAGCGGCTACGCGAAACGATCCGTAGTGGCGCGTGGGACCTGGTCTGCTCGGGCCATACTCACAAGCGCGATCTGCGGCGGGAAAAAAAGACCGTCGTTCTCAATCCAGGCGCACTTTATCGCGCAACGCCACACTCCTTGGCCATCGTCGATCTGGCGACGCTCGACGTGACCAGTGTGACCTTGTGA
- a CDS encoding ATP-grasp domain-containing protein — protein MIFRIMMSSSLLILGASSRAAAFSALAGGLSPVSIDLFADADLAARCPVSVARDYPAGLVAAARNATDGPWMYTGGLENRPDLVEQISAHRALYGNPGDVLRRVRDPWSVRHALVAAGLMVPDLQRAPHRLEFHGRWLRKPLRSSGGGGIGFWTSAAIEPRPQDDGHYFQQYIEGRACAAIYLAAARHARLVGTTEQILLANDDGSPGFRYAGSIGPLPADARRDQALAHLGQVLAEEFRLRGLFGVDFIDDGHDVWPVEVNPRYTASVEVLERSLGFSAVGEHVVACRDGQLPGAEALHRGTTRWQAKQILYADGDAMISDAFTADALAANRGATLPAVADIPRPGTTVKTGQPVMTIFAGAETREVAMDHLAERALFWRERLALCHTAPAVLS, from the coding sequence ATGATTTTTCGCATCATGATGTCGTCCTCACTCCTCATCTTGGGAGCCAGCAGCCGTGCCGCGGCCTTTTCAGCCCTCGCCGGCGGCTTGTCGCCTGTGTCGATCGATCTTTTCGCCGATGCCGATCTAGCGGCCCGCTGCCCCGTGAGCGTTGCGCGCGATTACCCGGCGGGCCTGGTTGCCGCGGCCCGAAACGCGACCGATGGGCCCTGGATGTATACCGGCGGCCTGGAGAATCGCCCCGATCTGGTCGAGCAGATATCGGCCCACCGCGCGTTGTATGGCAATCCAGGAGACGTGCTACGGCGGGTACGCGATCCTTGGAGCGTCCGGCACGCTTTGGTCGCGGCCGGACTCATGGTGCCTGACTTGCAACGCGCGCCACACCGACTGGAGTTCCATGGTCGATGGTTGCGAAAACCTCTGCGATCGAGCGGCGGGGGAGGCATTGGTTTCTGGACGAGCGCGGCGATCGAGCCACGCCCGCAGGACGACGGCCATTATTTCCAGCAGTACATCGAGGGGCGGGCCTGCGCGGCAATCTATTTGGCCGCCGCGCGGCACGCGCGGCTGGTAGGAACGACCGAACAGATCCTGCTGGCTAATGATGACGGTTCGCCGGGCTTTCGCTACGCCGGCTCCATTGGTCCGCTGCCGGCCGATGCCCGGCGCGATCAGGCGCTTGCGCATTTGGGGCAGGTACTGGCCGAAGAGTTTCGGCTTCGCGGGCTATTCGGCGTGGATTTCATCGACGACGGCCACGATGTCTGGCCCGTCGAGGTGAATCCTCGCTACACGGCGTCGGTGGAAGTCCTGGAACGAAGCCTTGGATTTTCAGCCGTCGGGGAGCACGTCGTGGCGTGCCGAGACGGCCAACTCCCTGGTGCAGAGGCCCTCCATCGCGGCACCACGAGATGGCAGGCAAAGCAAATCCTGTATGCCGATGGTGATGCGATGATCAGCGACGCATTCACGGCCGATGCCCTTGCTGCCAACCGAGGCGCCACGTTGCCGGCCGTGGCCGATATTCCGCGCCCTGGCACGACCGTCAAAACCGGCCAACCGGTAATGACCATCTTTGCGGGGGCCGAAACGCGCGAGGTCGCCATGGACCATCTCGCCGAGCGAGCGCTCTTCTGGCGGGAGCGGCTCGCGCTCTGTCACACGGCGCCGGCAGTACTGTCGTAA
- a CDS encoding CAP domain-containing protein, with amino-acid sequence MYNEMLLLALMWNMAPTDKLLTTPGVVLMHPVEERIVAKTNAERKRHGLPPLQVDGKLVRSARKHTAWMSRSHTLQHTSAAVGENIAMGQQSSTEAVRSWMNSSGHRANILNSSYRKIGVAAYTASDGTVFWCQQFLR; translated from the coding sequence ATGTACAACGAGATGTTGTTGTTGGCACTGATGTGGAACATGGCGCCGACCGACAAGCTACTGACCACGCCAGGCGTGGTGCTGATGCACCCGGTAGAGGAGCGGATCGTCGCCAAGACGAATGCCGAGCGCAAGCGTCACGGCCTGCCTCCTTTGCAGGTTGACGGCAAGCTCGTTCGCTCAGCCCGCAAGCACACGGCCTGGATGAGTCGCTCGCACACTTTGCAGCATACGAGCGCCGCGGTGGGGGAGAATATCGCGATGGGGCAGCAGTCGAGCACCGAAGCCGTGCGGTCGTGGATGAATTCCTCGGGACATCGGGCAAATATTCTCAATTCGTCGTATCGGAAGATCGGCGTCGCGGCCTATACGGCTAGCGATGGCACCGTGTTCTGGTGCCAGCAATTCTTGCGCTGA
- a CDS encoding lysophospholipid acyltransferase family protein, which yields MMSATATNWLAIFVIAAVAIALVAWCITVYKRTRYTLAQFPWFYPFNYVMARVLWRARVTGTLDIPAGQGAVIVCNHLGPIDPSFVALATNRIVHWMVAKEYTSHPAMSWFFKTMQAIPVNRRGVDTAATKLAIRYASQGDLVGLFPEGRINDTDRLLLPGRPGAALIALRARVPVVPCYLTGAPNDGTSMGAFFLPAKARLRIGKPIDISEFYGRENDKEVLAELTRRFLIEMARLAGVENYQPELAGRRWRTAAELESV from the coding sequence ATGATGTCAGCAACGGCGACAAACTGGCTGGCCATTTTCGTGATCGCCGCAGTGGCGATTGCGCTCGTGGCCTGGTGCATCACCGTCTACAAGCGCACGCGCTATACGCTCGCGCAATTCCCCTGGTTTTACCCGTTCAATTATGTCATGGCGCGCGTTCTCTGGCGGGCCAGAGTCACGGGCACGCTCGACATTCCTGCGGGCCAGGGGGCGGTGATCGTCTGCAATCACCTCGGTCCGATCGATCCCTCGTTCGTCGCGTTGGCCACCAACCGCATCGTGCATTGGATGGTGGCCAAGGAGTATACCAGTCACCCGGCGATGTCGTGGTTCTTCAAAACCATGCAGGCAATTCCCGTGAATCGCCGCGGCGTTGATACCGCGGCCACGAAACTGGCGATTCGCTACGCCTCGCAAGGCGACCTGGTGGGCCTGTTTCCCGAAGGGCGCATCAACGATACGGACCGTCTGCTTTTGCCCGGCCGTCCCGGGGCGGCGCTGATTGCGCTGCGGGCCCGCGTGCCGGTCGTGCCCTGCTACCTCACGGGTGCGCCGAACGACGGCACCTCGATGGGAGCATTTTTCTTGCCCGCGAAGGCCCGACTGCGGATCGGAAAGCCAATCGATATTTCGGAATTCTACGGCCGCGAAAACGACAAAGAGGTGCTCGCCGAATTGACGCGACGCTTCCTCATCGAGATGGCGCGGCTGGCCGGAGTCGAGAATTACCAGCCCGAGTTGGCCGGCCGCCGCTGGCGTACGGCCGCCGAGTTGGAAAGCGTGTAA
- a CDS encoding TadG family pilus assembly protein codes for MRSLQRAAVRWTQKFRMRRPGTITILAAIFMVAMLGMVAFSVDVGYIAKTQAELQRACDASALAAAKALVNGNDAALSAAQDYLALNTVANRTVDSGNMTVEYGSWNASSNSFTVSSNTPSAIRVTLLDNNEPLFFGRVLNKNSVNLSAQAVAMHQPRDIMLVLDFSASMCYDSQFYNMNLLGLPYIQSCLQQIYTDLGSPVYGTLQFTPQYATIQGMTPTNGNMAQINTTIQSNGVQVTSTKSITQVKLQFTDGSTQTFSSSGTSGTFKGTGSNANKTVSIAWVKSGTNDSGNPSGAGERFQGDATTLQKVFGLTNVSYPYSGDSWANYFSYVQSDSYVKNAGYANMYGYMTWLNYLQASRYTHQQTPNLCNVHEQPVSALKDSVANFMAYIAAANEDDRIGLSIYTYSDNTAVLESPLTAQYSSLSTIVAARQAGHYIGGTNIYNGMQTARLQLQNNSRTNAFKMMVLMTDGVANLPGSTTNAKNLVVQEAYAAAQANIPVVTISMGALADTALMSQVASITNGVYFDIPGGQTAAQYSTQLNAVWKQVADNRPLKIVQ; via the coding sequence ATGCGCAGCTTGCAGCGGGCCGCGGTGCGCTGGACTCAGAAATTTCGGATGCGACGCCCCGGGACGATCACGATTCTTGCCGCCATTTTCATGGTGGCCATGTTGGGCATGGTGGCCTTCAGCGTCGATGTCGGCTACATCGCAAAGACCCAGGCCGAACTGCAGCGGGCGTGCGACGCTTCGGCCTTGGCCGCCGCCAAGGCCTTGGTCAACGGCAACGACGCTGCCCTCTCGGCCGCCCAAGACTATCTCGCACTGAACACCGTGGCGAACCGGACGGTCGATTCCGGCAACATGACTGTCGAATACGGCAGTTGGAACGCATCGAGCAATTCCTTCACGGTTTCCAGCAATACGCCGTCGGCCATTCGTGTCACGCTACTCGATAACAACGAGCCGTTGTTCTTCGGCCGCGTGCTCAACAAGAACTCGGTCAATCTCAGCGCGCAGGCCGTGGCCATGCACCAGCCGCGCGACATCATGTTGGTGCTCGATTTCTCAGCATCGATGTGCTACGACAGCCAGTTCTACAACATGAACCTGTTGGGCTTGCCGTATATACAAAGCTGCTTGCAGCAGATTTATACCGATCTCGGCAGCCCCGTCTACGGCACCCTGCAATTCACGCCGCAGTACGCCACGATCCAGGGCATGACGCCGACCAACGGCAACATGGCCCAGATCAACACCACGATTCAGAGCAATGGCGTGCAGGTCACTTCGACAAAGTCCATTACGCAAGTCAAGTTGCAATTCACCGACGGCAGCACGCAGACGTTCTCGTCCAGCGGCACCAGCGGCACCTTCAAGGGCACCGGTTCGAACGCCAACAAGACGGTCAGCATCGCCTGGGTCAAATCAGGAACCAACGATAGCGGCAACCCGTCGGGCGCGGGCGAACGATTCCAGGGGGACGCCACGACATTGCAAAAAGTTTTCGGCCTGACGAACGTTTCGTACCCCTACTCGGGTGACAGTTGGGCTAATTACTTCAGCTATGTTCAGTCGGACAGTTACGTAAAAAACGCCGGCTACGCGAACATGTACGGCTACATGACGTGGCTAAACTACTTGCAAGCCAGCCGGTATACCCATCAGCAAACGCCGAACCTCTGCAACGTGCATGAGCAGCCGGTTAGCGCCCTGAAGGATTCGGTGGCCAACTTCATGGCCTACATCGCGGCCGCTAACGAAGACGACCGCATCGGCCTGTCGATCTATACCTATTCGGATAACACGGCCGTGCTGGAAAGTCCGCTCACGGCTCAGTACAGTTCGCTGTCGACCATCGTGGCGGCACGCCAGGCAGGCCACTACATCGGCGGCACCAACATCTACAACGGCATGCAGACCGCGCGTTTGCAACTGCAGAACAACTCACGCACCAACGCCTTCAAGATGATGGTGCTGATGACCGACGGCGTGGCAAACCTGCCCGGCTCAACCACGAATGCCAAGAACCTGGTCGTGCAGGAAGCCTACGCCGCCGCTCAGGCCAATATTCCTGTCGTCACGATCAGCATGGGCGCCTTGGCCGATACGGCGCTGATGAGTCAGGTGGCCTCGATCACCAATGGTGTGTACTTCGACATTCCCGGCGGTCAGACGGCCGCGCAATACTCCACGCAGCTCAACGCCGTGTGGAAGCAAGTGGCCGACAATCGCCCGTTGAAGATCGTGCAGTAG
- the rimI gene encoding ribosomal protein S18-alanine N-acetyltransferase: MSSDQRQELRAHIRWMIRRDMPEVLAIERQSFEFPWSEDDFLRQLRQRNCIGMVADCDDQVVGFMIYELHKTRLHVLNFAVAEQYRRQGVGRQMVAKLTGKLSQQRRSRLLLEVRETNLDAQLFFRALNFRAVSVLRGFYEDTPEDAYVMQYRYRMAEVPDVVPFSQITRRAG, encoded by the coding sequence ATGAGTTCGGATCAACGGCAAGAGCTCCGCGCTCACATCCGGTGGATGATTCGCCGCGATATGCCGGAAGTGCTCGCGATCGAGAGACAGAGCTTCGAGTTTCCCTGGTCGGAGGACGATTTTCTGCGCCAGTTGCGGCAGCGCAATTGCATCGGCATGGTGGCCGATTGCGATGATCAGGTCGTAGGCTTCATGATCTACGAACTGCACAAAACGCGCCTGCACGTGCTGAATTTCGCCGTGGCCGAGCAGTATCGCCGCCAGGGCGTGGGCCGGCAAATGGTCGCGAAGCTGACCGGCAAATTGTCGCAGCAGCGGCGCAGCCGGCTGTTGCTCGAAGTTCGCGAGACGAATCTCGACGCACAGCTGTTCTTCCGCGCCTTAAACTTCCGAGCCGTCTCCGTCTTGCGTGGCTTCTACGAGGACACGCCCGAGGATGCCTATGTCATGCAGTACCGCTACCGCATGGCCGAAGTACCGGACGTAGTCCCGTTCAGCCAGATCACTCGCCGCGCCGGGTAA